Proteins encoded by one window of Acidimicrobiales bacterium:
- a CDS encoding A/G-specific adenine glycosylase translates to MGTDLQRALLSWSASARRDLPWRRTRDPWAVVVSEVMLQQTQVVRVVPRYTAFLRRFPTPAACAEAPLADVVRAWAGLGYNRRAVNLRRLATAVVERHGGHLPDDLASLVALPGVGPYTARAVLAFAFERDVGVVDVNAARVLARTAGRPVTAGELQARADALVPPGQGWAWNQAVLDLGATVCTKRAPGCASCPVAAWCGWRSSPAGVDPVVGSAGTGGTQSRFSGSDRQGRGRLVHALRTAPVAWSAVAEAAGWPGDDARARRVAATLVADGLACDDGALLRLPGT, encoded by the coding sequence GTGGGGACGGACCTCCAGCGCGCGCTGCTCTCGTGGTCTGCGTCGGCGCGCCGCGACCTGCCGTGGCGGCGGACGCGGGACCCCTGGGCCGTCGTGGTGAGCGAGGTGATGCTCCAGCAGACGCAGGTGGTCCGGGTCGTGCCCCGGTACACCGCGTTCCTGCGGCGGTTCCCGACACCCGCGGCGTGCGCCGAGGCGCCGCTGGCCGACGTGGTCCGGGCGTGGGCTGGGCTCGGGTACAACCGGCGAGCCGTGAACCTCCGCCGCCTGGCGACGGCGGTGGTCGAGCGCCACGGAGGGCATCTGCCCGACGATCTGGCGTCGCTGGTGGCGCTGCCGGGCGTGGGCCCCTACACGGCGCGAGCGGTCCTCGCGTTCGCCTTCGAACGGGACGTGGGCGTGGTCGACGTCAATGCGGCGAGGGTGCTGGCTCGCACCGCTGGCCGCCCGGTCACGGCCGGCGAGCTCCAGGCGCGCGCCGACGCCCTGGTGCCGCCCGGGCAGGGGTGGGCGTGGAACCAGGCCGTGCTCGACCTGGGTGCGACCGTGTGCACCAAGCGGGCCCCGGGCTGCGCAAGCTGCCCGGTGGCGGCGTGGTGCGGCTGGCGGTCCTCGCCGGCCGGCGTCGACCCGGTGGTCGGCTCGGCAGGCACGGGCGGGACGCAGAGCCGGTTCTCCGGATCGGACCGCCAGGGGCGCGGACGCCTGGTGCACGCGCTGCGGACCGCTCCGGTGGCCTGGAGCGCGGTGGCCGAGGCGGCCGGGTGGCCCGGCGACGATGCGCGGGCGCGGCGGGTGGCGGCCACGCTCGTCGCCGACGGGCTGGCCTGCGACGACGGGGCGCTACTCCGCCTCCCCGGCACGTGA
- a CDS encoding methyltransferase domain-containing protein has translation MIELGLRNDVYRRPLATALDRLGLREGWRCVDVGAGGGDVTVALAELVGRDGRVYAVDSDPRSRDETAQAAAAHAQVVALTQSGEDLLLPEPVDLAFCRFVLMHVLDPVAVLRRMGAAVRPAGWVVAQEPITSAGRIDGAPLSMPDARHPDVGARLPALVRQAGLEVVDAWAEAPAGAGPGAVHDYLAALTGVDPGDDAVVLPPLVTVVARRPGSATGTS, from the coding sequence GTGATCGAGCTCGGCCTGCGCAACGACGTGTACCGCAGGCCGCTCGCCACCGCCCTCGACCGCCTCGGGCTGCGCGAGGGCTGGCGGTGCGTCGACGTGGGCGCCGGTGGCGGCGACGTCACCGTGGCGCTGGCGGAGCTGGTGGGCCGCGACGGCCGCGTGTACGCCGTCGACAGCGACCCGCGCTCGCGCGACGAGACGGCGCAGGCGGCGGCGGCCCATGCCCAGGTCGTCGCCCTGACCCAGTCGGGCGAGGACCTGCTGCTTCCCGAGCCGGTCGACCTGGCCTTCTGCCGGTTCGTGCTCATGCACGTCCTCGACCCAGTGGCGGTGCTGCGCCGGATGGGCGCCGCCGTGCGTCCGGCCGGCTGGGTCGTGGCCCAGGAGCCGATCACATCCGCCGGCCGCATCGACGGGGCACCGCTGTCGATGCCCGACGCCCGCCATCCCGACGTGGGCGCCCGGCTGCCCGCCCTCGTCCGCCAGGCCGGCCTGGAGGTCGTGGACGCATGGGCCGAAGCCCCCGCCGGTGCCGGCCCTGGCGCCGTGCACGACTACCTGGCCGCCCTCACCGGGGTCGATCCGGGCGATGACGCGGTCGTGCTGCCGCCG